One region of Oxalobacteraceae bacterium OTU3CAMAD1 genomic DNA includes:
- a CDS encoding porin, with protein sequence MRLKRGSRQVLLAAAVAAVAAGAVKPACAGATINMGDDKSVSVGFGLRESFTSAEDAAPNGTGRSQDFNLDSGRLYFGASLNKNIKGMFNTEWDGDKIRVLDAAGQFAISPEFNIWAGRLLSPSDRANMAGPYYSMGGGYWAGVASRYGYNGGIFRGRDDGVVVWGNVADGKLGYSFGAFEGHTFGIGSLTQSQAKAAGVNADDSLMYAGRLQYDFWDAEPGYYGTGNFLGNADILSIGVAGRYQKDGILTAVKTGKYSSYNVDFLMEKRIKGSGAVAVEAAYYDYDTDNIILAEQGNAYSAGVSYIFDQKLGWGKVQPFARWQKFAADTNIDTKQIDAGVNYIIDGYNAQISAVYSKTKVTSVASQDKFSVTLQLQY encoded by the coding sequence ATGCGTCTGAAACGGGGAAGCCGGCAAGTGCTGCTGGCGGCGGCGGTGGCGGCGGTGGCGGCGGGTGCAGTCAAACCTGCCTGCGCCGGCGCGACGATCAACATGGGCGACGACAAGTCGGTCAGCGTCGGCTTCGGCCTGCGCGAGAGCTTCACCAGCGCGGAAGACGCGGCGCCCAACGGCACCGGGCGCTCGCAGGACTTCAACCTCGATAGCGGCCGCCTGTACTTCGGCGCCTCGCTAAACAAGAACATCAAGGGCATGTTCAACACCGAGTGGGACGGCGACAAGATCCGCGTGCTCGACGCCGCCGGCCAGTTCGCCATCTCCCCCGAATTCAATATCTGGGCCGGCCGCCTGCTGTCGCCGAGCGACCGCGCCAACATGGCCGGCCCTTACTACTCGATGGGCGGCGGCTACTGGGCCGGCGTGGCTTCGCGCTACGGCTACAACGGCGGCATCTTCCGCGGCCGCGACGACGGCGTCGTCGTCTGGGGCAATGTCGCCGACGGCAAGCTCGGTTACTCCTTCGGCGCCTTCGAAGGCCACACTTTCGGCATCGGTTCGCTGACGCAGTCGCAGGCCAAGGCGGCCGGCGTCAACGCCGACGATTCGCTGATGTACGCGGGCCGCCTGCAGTACGACTTCTGGGACGCGGAACCGGGCTACTACGGCACCGGCAACTTCCTCGGCAACGCCGACATCCTGTCGATCGGCGTGGCGGGGCGCTACCAGAAGGACGGCATCCTGACCGCCGTCAAAACCGGAAAATACAGCTCCTACAACGTCGACTTCCTGATGGAGAAGCGCATCAAGGGCTCCGGCGCGGTGGCGGTGGAAGCGGCCTACTACGACTACGACACCGACAACATCATCCTGGCGGAGCAGGGCAACGCCTACTCGGCGGGCGTGTCCTATATCTTCGACCAGAAGCTCGGCTGGGGCAAGGTCCAGCCGTTCGCGCGCTGGCAGAAATTCGCCGCCGACACCAACATCGACACCAAGCAAATCGACGCCGGCGTGAACTACATCATCGACGGCTACAACGCGCAAATCAGCGCCGTGTATTCGAAGACCAAGGTCACCAGCGTGGCCAGCCAGGACAAATTCTCGGTCACTTTGCAGCTGCAATACTAA